The sequence AGGCATTTTTCAGCACCACATTGCGTATGGTTTGCCATTTAGATGCGCCTAAAGCAAGAGAAGCTTCGCGGTAAGACCGGGGGACCGTTTTTATCGCTTCTTCTGAGGCTCTGACCGTCCATGGCAGGATCATGAATCCGAGAGCCAACCCTCCCGATAACATGGAAGGACCGAACCCGATATGATAAACGAGGAATGTAAGCCCGAACAAGCCTATCACTATTGATGGTATCCCGGCTAAGCATTCCACAAAGAACCTGACGCTTTTTGTTACTATATTCTCCGTGGCGTATTCAGCAAGATATATCCCCGATGCTATACCAAGAGGAACGGCAAAGAGCAGACAAACAGCGAGAAGACATAATGATCCGATTATATGTGGAAATATGCCCCCCTCCTCAAGTGCTGCATAATTTGGCGATTTCAACAAGAAATCGGGGCTTATGACCTGGATACCTTTCAAAAATATGTATCCCACTACCCCGAACAATACTGCTACGGAAATTAAAGCTACCATGCACAGACTTATTTTTATTAACTCCTCCTTCATCTTATCCCCTACCAATCACCCCTTTTATTATGCTGGTGGCGCCAAATCGCCCCTTTATCGCAACAGTTGTTACTAAATTGAGAATTGCAACTATCACGAACAGAACAACTCCGATGGCGAACAGCGCATGCTGATGCATTGAACCCCACACCGTATAGGAATATTCGAGCACAATCGTGGATGTAAGCACGCGTACCGGCTCCAATACGGACGAAGGAATCCAGGGTATGTTCGGATTACCAATGACCATCAAAACCGCCATTGTCTCTCCTACCGCATTTCCCATACCCAAGATCAAAGATGCTAAAATCCCGGAACGCGCAGTTGGCAATAATACTCTCCTGATGGTTTGTAACTGTGTAGCACCAAGAGCGAGCGATGCCTCCTTATATCCCGCTGGAACTGCTCGGATAGAATCCTCAGATATGCTGATCACATGTGGCAGAGTCATTATTGCCAGGATTAGCCAGCCTGCTAATATACACTCTCCATAACCACCAAACGAGTTTCTTATAAATGGTACAAGCACCATTAACCCGAAAAATCCAAGCACTACCGATGGAATCCCGACCAGCATCTCCACACACGGCTTTATAATGTTACGAACCCAGCGAGGAGAGAATTCAGCTAAGAAGATTGCAGTCGGTATGCCAATAGCCGCGGCAATGGCTAACGCGCCAGCGCCAACCACGAACGTGCTCAC is a genomic window of Methanophagales archaeon containing:
- the pstA gene encoding phosphate ABC transporter permease PstA codes for the protein MKEELIKISLCMVALISVAVLFGVVGYIFLKGIQVISPDFLLKSPNYAALEEGGIFPHIIGSLCLLAVCLLFAVPLGIASGIYLAEYATENIVTKSVRFFVECLAGIPSIVIGLFGLTFLVYHIGFGPSMLSGGLALGFMILPWTVRASEEAIKTVPRSYREASLALGASKWQTIRNVVLKNAYPGIITGILLGAGKAIGEAAVILLTTGGLVTYIPRSLLDDVGALPVYIYMILTVVPASRDVAESYAFGASLVLIMMFLMISVFALLLRNRYVRSGV
- the pstC gene encoding phosphate ABC transporter permease subunit PstC, producing VSTFVVGAGALAIAAAIGIPTAIFLAEFSPRWVRNIIKPCVEMLVGIPSVVLGFFGLMVLVPFIRNSFGGYGECILAGWLILAIMTLPHVISISEDSIRAVPAGYKEASLALGATQLQTIRRVLLPTARSGILASLILGMGNAVGETMAVLMVIGNPNIPWIPSSVLEPVRVLTSTIVLEYSYTVWGSMHQHALFAIGVVLFVIVAILNLVTTVAIKGRFGATSIIKGVIGRG